The Bacteroidota bacterium sequence CACCATACCGGTTAGAACCAGTGCTAATATGATATAAACAACGGTGCAAATTAGTAAAGAGTAAATCATTCCTTTGGGCAAATCACGCTGCGGATTTTCACTTTCCTCTGCCAATGTTGATATCGCGTCAAATCCAATATATGCAAAGAAAACAGCTGATACACCTGCCATTACTCCGCCAAAACCATTTGGCATAAAAGGTGTCCAGTTGTCAATGTCGATATAAAAAACACCAACTACGACTACCAATACAATAATTGCAAGTTTTATGAGAACCATTATATTACTTACGTTTTTCGACTCTTTAGTGCCAATATAAACAAGCGCTGTTATAAGCACATTTATTAGCACTGCAGGTAAATCAAATATAATTTTTAATCCCCCTACAACAGGAGCGTTTGACCAAGCAATGAAACCTTCTGTAGCGGTTGAGTTTTCTATAAATGCCTTATGTGCCGATTTGTAATTAATGGTAAGCCATTCGG is a genomic window containing:
- a CDS encoding amino acid permease, with the protein product MNKLFRKKSILNILAKKEHDELHGNALGKHLTVRDLTFFGIAAIIGGGTFSAIGNACFSGGPGVVFLYIICAVACGFTAMCYAEFASRVPVSGSAYTYSYVSFGELFAWIIGWALLMEYSIGNIYIAFSWSGYFTNLLDVFGLHLPEWLTINYKSAHKAFIENSTATEGFIAWSNAPVVGGLKIIFDLPAVLINVLITALVYIGTKESKNVSNIMVLIKLAIIVLVVVVGVFYIDIDNWTPFMPNGFGGVMAGVSAVFFAYIGFDAISTLAEESENPQRDLPKGMIYSLLICTVVYIILALVLTGMV